A window of Hevea brasiliensis isolate MT/VB/25A 57/8 chromosome 14, ASM3005281v1, whole genome shotgun sequence contains these coding sequences:
- the LOC110652278 gene encoding O-fucosyltransferase 20: MAKSKNNANKVSYISVPSQVINTLSSSSLQTLLFSPKKPSRNRFLSWNSYKNPRFWFFSLFFFGFLGMFKLWFDLDPLVPFYPYPCITSQTQGNSFSNGYLRSQLAFPSNGEKNGQKDQEAVAVIGMGSKSEVGSASKIEKGSRSAPKDKFLKSIVQSKPLLSNRNAKSGGDGKGNDFWKQPDGLGYKPCLEFSSEYRRGSEVIVKNRRKYLLVVVSGGMNQQRNQIVDAVVIARILGAALVVPILQVNVIWGDESEFSDIFDLEHFKRVLANDVRIVSSLPSTHIRTRPVEESRTPLHVSPQWIRARYLKRLNREGVLLLRGLDSRLSKDLPSDLQKLRCKVAFNALRFAPSILELGNRLAERMRSKGPYLALHLRMEKDVWVRTGCLPGLSPEYDEIINNERKRRPELLTGRSNMTYHDRILAGLCPLNAMEVTRLLRALGAPKDARIYWAGGQPLGGKEALMPLTREFAHFYNKEDIALPGELEPFAKRASLMAAIDYIVSEKSDVFMPSHGGNMGHAIQGHRAYAGHKKYITPNKRHMLPYFLNSSLPESEFNRIIKDLHRDSLGQPELRDSKAGRDVTKYPVPECMCKNSHTHSSS, from the exons ATGGCAAAATCAAAGAACAATGCAAATAAAGTTTCTTATATCTCCGTTCCATCACAAGTAATCAAcactttatcttcttcttctctgcAAACTCTGCTTTTCTCACCAAAGAAACCATCTAGGAACAGGTTCTTAAGCTGGAATTCGTATAAGAACCCGAGATTTTGgttcttttctctctttttctttggtTTTCTTGGTATGTTTAAGTTATGGTTCGATCTTGACCCTTTGGTACCTTTCTATCCATACCCATGTATCACAAGTCAAACTCAGGGGAACTCATTCTCAAATGGTTACTTAAGATCACAGCTTGCTTTCCCTTCAAATGGTGAAAAAAATGGCCAAAAAGATCAAGAGGCTGTGGCTGTTATTGGTATGGGGTCAAAATCTGAGGTGGGTTCGGCTTCAAAAATCGAAAAAGGTAGTCGAAGTGCTCCCAAAGACAAGTTTTTGAAGAGTATTGTTCAATCTAAGCCCCTACTATCAAACAGAAATGCAAAATCAGGTGGGGATGGAAAGGGGAATGATTTCTGGAAGCAGCCTGATGGATTGGGTTATAAACCATGTTTGGAGTTCAGTTCGGAGTATAGAAGAGGGAGTGAGGTGATAGTGAAAAATAGAAGAAAGTACTTATTAGTTGTGGTTTCGGGTGGTATGAATCAGCAGAGGAATCAAATTGTGGATGCTGTGGTTATTGCAAGAATCCTCGGTGCTGCTTTGGTTGTTCCCATCTTGCAAGTCAATGTCATATGGGGAGACGAAAG TGAATTTTCTGATATATTTGATTTGGAGCATTTCAAGAGAGTTTTAGCTAATGATGTGAGGATAGTTTCATCATTGCCTTCCACACATATAAGGACAAGGCCAGTGGAGGAAAGTCGAACTCCTCTACATGTCTCACCTCAGTGGATCCGTGCACGCTATCTCAAGCGA CTTAATCGGGAAGGGGTTTTGCTTTTGCGTGGTTTGGATTCAAGACTTTCTAAAGATCTCCCTTCTGATCTTCAGAAACTTCGCTGCAAG GTGGCATTTAATGCGTTGAGATTTGCCCCATCAATTTTGGAGCTTGGTAACAGGCTTGCAGAGAGGATGCGGAGCAAAGGACCATACCTTGCTCTTCATCTACGGATGGAAAAGGATGTATGGGTGAGAACAGGGTGCCTTCCTGGTTTGAGTCCAGAATATGATGAGATTATAAACAATGAGAGAAAACGACGGCCTGAACTCCTTACTGGAAGATCGAATATGACTTACCATGATAGAATACTAGCTGGTCTCTGCCCCTTGAATGCCATGGAGGTGACAAG GCTGCTTAGAGCTCTTGGAGCTCCAAAAGATGCAAGAATATATTGGGCTGGAGGGCAGCCGCTTGGTGGTAAAGAAGCTTTGATGCCATTAACCAGAGAATTTGCCCATTTTTACAATAAGGAAGACATTGCTTTGCCTGGTGAATTAGAACCCTTTGCAAAGAGGGCTTCCCTGATGGCTGCCATTGATTATATAGTCTCAGAAAAGAGTGATGTTTTCATGCCATCTCATGGTGGAAATATGGGTCATGCAATCCAG GGACATCGGGCATATGCTGGGCACAAGAAATATATCACCCCTAACAAAAGACACATGCTTCCTTATTTTCTCAATTCCTCTCTACCTGAATCAGAGTTCAATAGAATCATAAAGGACTTGCACCGTGACTCCTTGGGGCAACCAGAACTGAGGGATAGCAAAGCTGGAAGAGATGTCACAAAGTATCCAGTTCCCGAATGCATGTGTAagaattcacatactcattcctCCTCATGA